In one window of Streptomyces roseofulvus DNA:
- a CDS encoding saccharopine dehydrogenase family protein, translated as MRVLLVGAGGVGTAVTRIAARRSFLGHMVVADYDLSRAEAAVAALGGSGGRFSAARIDASDRAAVTALLERERCDVLLNATDPRFVPPLFEAALAAGAHYLDMAMSLSRPHPERPYEECGVKLGDAQFVRAAEWEKAGRLALVGLGVEPGLSDVFARYAAEELFDSIEEIGVRDGANLTVDGYDFAPSFSIWTTIEECLNPPVVWEADRGWFTTPPFSEPEVFDFPEGIGPVECVNVEHEEVLLIPRWVDARRVTFKYGLGEEFIRTLKELHRVGLDRTEPVTLPDGTRVSPRDVVAACLPDPATLGDRMRGKTCAGTWVKGLKDGAPREVYLYHVVDNEWSMREYGSQAVVWQTAVNPVVALELLATGVWSGSGVLGPEALDPRPFLDLLTEYGSPWGLREQ; from the coding sequence ATGCGCGTCCTGCTCGTCGGTGCCGGTGGTGTGGGAACCGCCGTCACCCGCATCGCCGCCCGCCGCTCCTTCCTCGGCCACATGGTGGTGGCCGACTACGACCTGTCCCGCGCCGAGGCGGCCGTCGCCGCGCTCGGCGGGTCCGGCGGACGGTTCAGCGCCGCCCGGATCGACGCCTCCGACCGGGCCGCGGTCACCGCCCTCCTGGAGCGCGAGCGCTGCGACGTCCTGCTGAACGCGACCGACCCGCGGTTCGTGCCGCCGCTCTTCGAGGCCGCGCTGGCGGCCGGGGCGCACTACCTGGACATGGCGATGTCGCTGTCCCGGCCGCACCCCGAGCGCCCGTACGAGGAGTGCGGGGTGAAGCTCGGCGACGCCCAGTTCGTGCGGGCGGCGGAGTGGGAGAAGGCGGGCCGGCTGGCGCTCGTCGGCCTCGGCGTGGAGCCGGGCCTCTCGGACGTCTTCGCCCGCTACGCCGCCGAGGAACTCTTCGACTCCATCGAGGAGATCGGGGTCCGCGACGGCGCGAACCTCACCGTCGACGGCTACGACTTCGCGCCGTCGTTCTCCATCTGGACCACCATCGAGGAGTGCCTGAACCCGCCGGTGGTGTGGGAGGCGGACCGCGGCTGGTTCACCACGCCGCCGTTCAGCGAGCCGGAGGTCTTCGACTTCCCCGAGGGCATCGGCCCGGTGGAGTGCGTGAACGTGGAGCACGAGGAGGTGCTGCTGATCCCCCGCTGGGTGGACGCCCGCCGGGTCACCTTCAAGTACGGCCTCGGCGAGGAGTTCATCCGGACGCTGAAGGAGCTGCACCGGGTGGGGCTCGACCGCACGGAGCCGGTGACCCTGCCGGACGGCACCCGGGTCTCCCCGCGCGACGTCGTCGCGGCCTGTCTGCCCGACCCGGCCACGCTCGGCGACCGGATGCGCGGCAAGACCTGCGCCGGCACCTGGGTGAAGGGCCTGAAGGACGGGGCGCCGCGCGAGGTGTACCTGTACCACGTCGTCGACAACGAGTGGTCGATGCGCGAGTACGGCTCCCAGGCCGTCGTCTGGCAGACCGCCGTCAACCCGGTCGTCGCCCTCGAACTCCTCGCCACCGGCGTCTGGTCCGGCTCGGGCGTGCTCGGCCCCGAGGCCCTCGACCCGCGTCCCTTCCTGGACCTCCTCACGGAGTACGGGTCCCCCTGGGGGCTGCGCGAGCAGTGA
- a CDS encoding winged helix DNA-binding domain-containing protein has protein sequence MTATAPPALTARALNRATLARQSLLAREPVGVEEAVRRAVALQAQQPGSPYVALWNRVADFDPAGLDAAVEGFRLVRSTLMRITLHLVHADDYRPFREAVEPTLRGSRLRDRRFTETGITPEDADALLPELLAYADRPRTGDELRARAEESWGGGSLTPTAGRLLRQYAPLWHVPSGPPWQYPVSPGFVAARPEPVRTGPEAAAAGLETLARRYLAGFGPASAADLAQFGLVQRGRARAALDALVREGAAELLEGPAGAVLYDLPGAVRPDGDAPAPPRLMAMWDSTLLAYADRGRIVPAAYRGHVIRINGDVLPTLLVDGYVAGAWRPVDGGIEAAAFHPLTPADWDGLAAEAASLGRLLADRDPRVYGRYDHWWAKGLPAVETRVLPY, from the coding sequence ATGACCGCGACCGCGCCGCCCGCCCTCACCGCCCGCGCCCTCAACCGGGCCACGCTCGCCCGCCAGTCGCTGCTGGCCCGGGAGCCGGTCGGCGTCGAGGAGGCGGTGCGGCGGGCGGTGGCGCTCCAGGCACAGCAGCCCGGCTCGCCGTACGTGGCGCTGTGGAACCGGGTGGCGGACTTCGACCCGGCCGGACTCGACGCCGCCGTCGAGGGGTTCCGGCTGGTCCGCTCGACCCTGATGCGGATCACCCTGCACCTCGTCCACGCCGACGACTACCGGCCCTTCCGGGAGGCGGTGGAGCCGACGCTGCGCGGCAGCCGGCTGCGCGACCGCCGGTTCACGGAGACCGGGATCACCCCGGAGGACGCGGACGCCCTGCTGCCGGAGCTCCTCGCCTACGCGGACCGGCCGCGCACCGGCGACGAACTGCGGGCGCGGGCCGAGGAGTCGTGGGGCGGCGGGAGCCTCACCCCGACGGCCGGACGGCTGCTGCGGCAGTACGCGCCGCTGTGGCACGTGCCGAGCGGCCCGCCGTGGCAGTACCCCGTCTCGCCCGGTTTCGTCGCGGCGCGACCCGAACCGGTGCGGACCGGCCCGGAGGCAGCGGCCGCGGGCCTGGAGACGCTGGCCCGCCGCTATCTGGCGGGCTTCGGGCCCGCGTCGGCGGCGGACCTGGCCCAGTTCGGCCTGGTGCAGCGCGGCCGGGCCCGGGCGGCGCTCGACGCGCTGGTCCGGGAGGGCGCGGCCGAGCTCCTGGAGGGGCCGGCCGGGGCGGTGCTCTACGACCTGCCGGGCGCGGTCCGCCCGGACGGGGACGCGCCGGCCCCGCCACGCCTGATGGCGATGTGGGACAGCACGCTGCTGGCGTACGCGGACCGCGGCCGGATCGTCCCGGCCGCGTACCGCGGGCACGTCATACGGATCAACGGCGACGTGCTGCCCACCCTGCTGGTCGACGGGTACGTGGCCGGGGCCTGGCGGCCGGTCGACGGCGGGATCGAGGCGGCCGCCTTCCACCCGCTGACGCCCGCCGACTGGGACGGCCTCGCGGCCGAGGCGGCGTCCCTGGGGCGGCTGCTCGCCGACCGCGATCCGCGGGTCTACGGGCGGTACGACCACTGGTGGGCGAAGGGCCTGCCGGCGGTGGAGACGCGGGTGCTGCCGTACTGA
- the pucL gene encoding factor-independent urate hydroxylase: MSKHVLAQNQYGKAENRIVRIARRGGEDGAWHEIRDLNVSVALRGEYRDVHLTGDNANCLPTDTTKNTVYAFAKEHGVDSPEAFAILLARHFVTSQEVIREAQIRVEEFAWERIPVPTRKEQHSFVRKGQEVRTAQVTYSESTGLQVLSGLKDLTVMNSTDSEFHGFIKDEYTTLQEAYDRILATKVTARWAHSATAAADPEHDWDRSYRKARRHMLEAFAETYSYSLQQTLHAMACRVLDHVPTVNEVRLNLPNKHHFLVDLEPFGLKNENEVYFAADRMYGLIEGTVHRDGVQPVIATSDWITA, translated from the coding sequence ATGAGCAAGCACGTTCTGGCCCAGAACCAGTACGGCAAGGCCGAGAACCGCATCGTCCGCATCGCCCGCCGTGGCGGCGAGGACGGCGCCTGGCACGAGATCCGCGACCTGAACGTGTCGGTGGCGCTGCGCGGCGAGTACCGCGACGTCCACCTGACCGGTGACAACGCCAACTGCCTGCCGACCGACACCACCAAGAACACCGTCTACGCCTTCGCCAAGGAGCACGGCGTCGACTCCCCCGAGGCGTTCGCGATCCTGCTCGCCCGGCACTTCGTGACCTCCCAGGAGGTGATCCGCGAGGCGCAGATCCGCGTCGAGGAGTTCGCCTGGGAGCGGATCCCGGTGCCGACCCGCAAGGAGCAGCACTCCTTCGTCCGCAAGGGCCAGGAGGTCCGCACCGCGCAGGTCACGTACAGCGAGTCGACCGGTCTCCAGGTGCTGTCCGGGCTGAAGGACCTCACCGTGATGAACTCGACCGACTCCGAGTTCCACGGCTTCATCAAGGACGAGTACACCACGCTCCAGGAGGCGTACGACCGGATCCTGGCCACCAAGGTCACCGCCCGCTGGGCGCACTCGGCCACGGCCGCGGCGGACCCGGAGCACGACTGGGACCGCTCCTACCGGAAGGCCCGCCGGCACATGCTGGAGGCGTTCGCGGAGACGTACAGCTACTCGCTCCAGCAGACCCTGCACGCGATGGCCTGCCGGGTCCTCGACCACGTGCCGACGGTCAACGAGGTGCGGCTGAACCTGCCGAACAAGCACCACTTCCTGGTGGACCTGGAGCCGTTCGGCCTGAAGAACGAGAACGAGGTGTACTTCGCGGCGGACCGCATGTACGGCCTCATCGAGGGCACCGTCCACCGCGACGGCGTCCAGCCGGTGATCGCCACCTCCGACTGGATCACCGCCTGA
- a CDS encoding IS630 family transposase: MSRPGPKIPPLSVTDAQRAVLEGWLRRRTTAQALAQRSRIVLECAEGHSIMEVSRRLRVTPDTVRTWRRRFIERGLDGLCDDPRPGVPRKITDADVERVIVKTLEETPKNATHWSTRSMAAATGMSQSTVSRIWRAFALAPHRSQTFKLSTDPLFIDKVRDVVGLYLDPPEKALVLCVDEKSQIQALDRSQPVLPMVPGVPERRSHDYVRAGTTTLFAALEVATGKVIGSLHRRHRAAEFKKFLTKLDKEVPADLQVHLILDNYATHKTPDIKKWLLAHPRFHLHFTPTSASWLNLVERWFAELTQKKLKRGVHRSVQALERDIRAWLADWNEHPRPFVWTKTADEILDKVAAYCRRISDSDH, encoded by the coding sequence ATGAGTCGTCCTGGTCCGAAGATTCCGCCGTTGTCGGTCACTGACGCCCAGCGGGCGGTGCTGGAAGGCTGGTTGCGTCGCCGGACGACGGCCCAGGCTCTGGCCCAGAGGTCGCGGATCGTGCTGGAGTGCGCCGAAGGCCACTCGATCATGGAGGTGTCCCGCCGGCTGCGGGTCACTCCGGACACGGTCCGCACCTGGCGGCGCCGGTTCATCGAACGCGGCTTGGACGGTTTGTGCGACGACCCGAGGCCCGGCGTCCCGAGGAAGATCACCGATGCCGACGTCGAGCGGGTGATCGTCAAGACGCTCGAGGAGACCCCGAAGAACGCGACCCACTGGTCGACGAGGTCGATGGCCGCGGCGACAGGCATGTCCCAGTCGACGGTCTCGCGGATCTGGCGGGCGTTCGCGCTGGCGCCGCACCGGTCGCAGACGTTCAAGCTGTCGACCGATCCGTTGTTCATCGACAAGGTCCGCGACGTCGTCGGTCTGTATCTCGATCCGCCGGAGAAGGCTCTGGTGCTCTGCGTGGACGAGAAGTCGCAGATCCAGGCCCTGGACCGGTCCCAGCCGGTGCTGCCGATGGTGCCTGGTGTTCCTGAACGCCGCAGCCACGACTATGTCCGGGCCGGCACCACGACCCTGTTCGCCGCGCTCGAAGTAGCCACCGGCAAGGTCATCGGCTCCCTCCACCGGCGCCACCGGGCAGCGGAGTTCAAGAAGTTCCTGACCAAGCTGGACAAGGAAGTCCCGGCTGATCTGCAGGTTCACCTGATCCTGGACAACTACGCGACGCACAAGACACCCGACATCAAGAAGTGGCTGCTGGCCCATCCGCGGTTCCACCTGCATTTCACGCCGACCAGCGCGTCCTGGCTGAACCTGGTCGAGCGGTGGTTCGCCGAACTCACGCAGAAGAAGCTCAAGCGCGGCGTCCACCGCTCCGTCCAGGCCCTCGAACGCGACATCCGGGCCTGGCTCGCCGACTGGAACGAGCACCCCAGGCCCTTCGTCTGGACGAAAACCGCCGACGAGATTCTCGACAAGGTCGCCGCCTACTGCCGACGAATCTCTGACTCAGATCACTAG
- the crcB gene encoding fluoride efflux transporter CrcB produces the protein MNWLFVALGAAVGAPLRYLTDRAVQARHDSVFPWGTLAVNVVGSFVLGLLTGVTSAQAQLLLGTGLCGALTTYSTFSYETLKLYEGGAKGYAVLNVAGSLTAGLGAVWLGTEAAGLL, from the coding sequence GTGAACTGGCTGTTCGTGGCGCTCGGCGCCGCCGTGGGCGCACCCCTGCGCTACCTCACCGACCGGGCCGTGCAGGCCCGCCACGACTCGGTCTTCCCCTGGGGGACCCTCGCCGTCAACGTGGTGGGCTCGTTCGTGCTCGGGCTGCTCACCGGCGTCACCTCGGCGCAGGCGCAGCTGCTGCTCGGCACCGGCCTGTGCGGCGCCCTCACCACGTACTCGACCTTCTCGTACGAGACGCTGAAGCTGTACGAGGGCGGGGCGAAGGGGTACGCGGTGCTGAACGTGGCGGGCAGCCTGACCGCCGGGCTCGGAGCCGTATGGCTCGGAACCGAGGCGGCCGGGCTGCTCTAG
- a CDS encoding DUF190 domain-containing protein, with product MTPPHTGPALRLTVVVGENDTWHHRPLSTEIVHRAHAAGLAGASVFRGVEGFGRSSRIHTARLLSLSEDLPVAVLIVDEEERIRAFLPELDELVTDGLVVLDACEVVRRPGSAGPPEGAPAE from the coding sequence ATGACACCGCCGCACACCGGTCCGGCGCTCCGGCTCACCGTCGTCGTCGGCGAGAACGACACCTGGCACCACCGCCCGCTCTCCACCGAGATCGTGCACCGCGCCCACGCCGCCGGGCTCGCCGGCGCCTCCGTCTTCCGGGGCGTCGAGGGCTTCGGTCGGTCGTCCCGCATCCACACCGCGCGGCTCCTCTCGCTCAGCGAGGACCTGCCGGTGGCGGTCCTGATCGTGGACGAGGAGGAGCGGATCCGCGCCTTCCTGCCGGAGCTGGACGAGCTGGTGACGGACGGTCTGGTGGTCCTCGACGCCTGCGAGGTGGTGCGCCGGCCGGGCTCCGCCGGCCCCCCGGAAGGGGCACCGGCGGAGTGA
- the crcB gene encoding fluoride efflux transporter CrcB: protein MGTRGQAPVVAVVAAGGVLGATARYAAGLLWPTAPGAFPWTVLLVNALGCAAIGLLTVFATEAPTAPHPLLRPFLGTGFCGGFTTFSTYALDTRRLLGADHTAAGVLYLGGTLVAALAAVVAGVAAGRALWVRKETA from the coding sequence ATGGGAACGCGTGGGCAGGCACCGGTCGTCGCCGTGGTCGCGGCCGGCGGGGTGCTCGGCGCGACCGCCCGCTACGCGGCCGGCCTCCTCTGGCCCACCGCACCCGGCGCCTTCCCCTGGACGGTCCTCCTGGTGAACGCGCTCGGCTGCGCCGCGATCGGCCTGCTGACGGTCTTCGCCACGGAGGCGCCCACGGCACCGCACCCGCTGCTGAGGCCCTTCCTCGGCACCGGCTTCTGCGGTGGCTTCACCACCTTCTCGACCTACGCCCTCGACACCCGGCGGCTCCTCGGCGCGGACCACACCGCCGCCGGCGTCCTCTACCTGGGCGGGACGCTGGTCGCCGCGCTCGCCGCCGTCGTGGCGGGCGTCGCCGCCGGCCGGGCCCTGTGGGTGAGGAAGGAGACGGCATGA
- a CDS encoding IS701 family transposase, with protein sequence MTVPRPRVRAVPRAVAPRPGEDVFTELSTALFSGFARRDQRLKAEQYLHGLLTAQGRKSIRNIAAQIGGPAAEQSLHHFISSSTWDWQPMRASLGRFLERAAHPQAWVVRPMPIPKAGEHSVGVDRRFDPERGQVFQGQQAFGVWFAGEELSAPVNWRLFLPDPWVKDRTRRDRAEVPDEAGEETLEECAVAAALDTARWTDITRKPVLLDIRGGAGRSALTRLAAAGVPVVARIGAGSRLAIADRSLPGFGAGPLPAAQILESLKGLRRPVSWVDTVGGARTSRTSLATAVRVALPSPGGERMRPLMLLGEWDDPRRGPARVWISDLTQATVGSLLRLTKLTQRVDRDFAAVGEEAGLRDFVGRSYRGWHRHITLASAAHTATVLGSAWEAGGYGSGYVTRRAAG encoded by the coding sequence CTGACCGTGCCGCGGCCCCGGGTCCGCGCCGTCCCCCGGGCCGTCGCCCCCCGTCCCGGCGAGGACGTCTTCACCGAGCTGTCCACCGCGCTCTTCTCCGGCTTCGCCCGCCGCGACCAGCGGCTGAAGGCGGAGCAGTACCTGCACGGCCTGCTCACCGCGCAGGGCCGGAAGTCGATCCGGAACATCGCCGCGCAGATCGGCGGCCCGGCCGCCGAGCAGAGCCTGCACCACTTCATCTCCAGCTCCACCTGGGACTGGCAGCCGATGCGCGCCTCCCTCGGGCGGTTCCTGGAGCGTGCCGCGCACCCGCAGGCGTGGGTGGTGCGGCCGATGCCGATCCCGAAGGCCGGCGAGCACTCGGTGGGCGTGGACCGGCGCTTCGACCCGGAGCGCGGCCAGGTCTTCCAGGGCCAGCAGGCGTTCGGCGTGTGGTTCGCCGGCGAGGAGCTGAGCGCGCCGGTCAACTGGCGGCTGTTCCTGCCGGACCCGTGGGTGAAGGACCGGACGCGCCGTGACCGCGCGGAGGTGCCGGACGAGGCGGGCGAGGAGACGCTGGAGGAGTGCGCGGTCGCCGCCGCCCTCGACACCGCCCGCTGGACCGACATCACCCGCAAGCCGGTGCTGCTCGACATCCGGGGCGGCGCGGGCCGGTCGGCGCTGACCCGGCTGGCGGCCGCCGGGGTGCCGGTGGTGGCGCGGATCGGGGCCGGTTCGCGGCTGGCGATCGCGGACCGCTCGCTGCCCGGTTTCGGCGCGGGCCCGCTCCCGGCGGCCCAGATACTGGAGTCCCTGAAGGGGCTGCGCAGGCCGGTGAGCTGGGTGGACACGGTCGGCGGCGCGCGGACCTCGCGCACCTCGCTGGCCACCGCCGTCCGGGTCGCGCTGCCGTCCCCCGGCGGGGAGCGGATGCGGCCGCTGATGCTGCTCGGCGAGTGGGACGACCCGCGCCGGGGTCCGGCCCGGGTGTGGATCAGCGACCTCACGCAGGCGACGGTCGGTTCGCTGCTGCGGCTGACGAAGCTGACGCAGCGGGTGGACCGGGACTTCGCCGCGGTCGGCGAGGAGGCGGGGCTGCGGGACTTCGTGGGCCGCTCGTACCGGGGCTGGCACCGGCACATCACGCTGGCCTCGGCCGCGCACACGGCGACGGTGCTCGGGTCGGCGTGGGAGGCGGGGGGGTACGGCTCGGGCTACGTCACCCGCCGCGCGGCCGGCTGA
- a CDS encoding helix-turn-helix domain-containing protein — MDTYGVDGGAGADALLAVLELLAGEGLPGQFEALLDEARIAGLDGAGLARLERAVTLARTLHTERAVGRARADQRGASLAALTDTARDLTLSYDLDGLLRIVTRRARRLLGLDMAYVTLRGPQGACYIRVTEGSRTGGDTGEANGPGLSVGLRIGTGNCLGGVVQRSGEPVWTPDYPADERFTSGQAPDPAAALDDAEVVDPGDEAVRAEGLRAIVAVPLRSGDSVIGALFGADRRVREHTPQEIALLGALADLAALAVEKAGLLDRTRAELTELERDSARVRTSLTRMRHVSEAHGRIMNLVLAGGDLPHVAKAAGDALDATVMVCDPGGRRLAASGDFPGLDEDAVAKASLDAHALRRPVLAADSVWVAPVIAGSEDLGGLVVRAEGGLTEEDERLLELVAQSVALLLLMQRSSAVAEGPVRDELLDDLIADPPHAPQQSARRARRLGVDLRRPHVLVVARPEGGEQGRAVVWASSYAYRLAGLKTVQGGCIVLLLPGVDASAAAAAVSEELTPLLGHPVSVAAAGPGGSPDAVGPLYAEALRCLDAMSALGGTGSAAAVTDLGFLGMLLSDDHDVDGFVENAIGPVLDYDAERLTDLTRTLEAYFASGSSPTNAAEALHVHPNTVSRRLERIGELLGPGWQKPGQVLEVQLALRLQRTREVLARRRAATAPARPAD; from the coding sequence ATGGACACGTACGGCGTGGACGGGGGCGCGGGCGCCGACGCGCTGCTCGCCGTCCTGGAGCTGCTCGCCGGAGAGGGCCTGCCCGGCCAGTTCGAGGCGCTCCTCGACGAGGCCCGCATCGCCGGGCTCGACGGGGCCGGCCTCGCCCGGCTGGAGCGGGCCGTCACCCTCGCCCGCACCCTCCACACCGAGCGCGCCGTCGGCCGCGCCCGCGCCGACCAGCGGGGCGCCTCCCTCGCCGCGCTCACCGACACCGCGCGCGACCTGACGCTCAGCTACGACCTCGACGGCCTCCTCCGGATCGTCACCCGCCGCGCCCGCCGCCTGCTCGGCCTCGACATGGCGTACGTGACCCTGCGCGGCCCCCAGGGCGCCTGCTACATCCGCGTCACCGAGGGCTCCCGCACCGGCGGCGACACCGGCGAGGCCAACGGGCCCGGACTCAGCGTCGGCCTGCGGATCGGCACCGGCAACTGCCTCGGCGGCGTCGTCCAGCGCTCCGGCGAACCCGTCTGGACCCCCGACTACCCGGCCGACGAGCGGTTCACCAGCGGCCAGGCACCCGACCCGGCCGCCGCCCTCGACGACGCCGAGGTCGTCGACCCCGGCGACGAGGCCGTCCGCGCCGAAGGGCTGCGCGCCATCGTCGCCGTCCCGCTCCGCAGCGGCGACTCCGTCATCGGCGCCCTCTTCGGCGCCGACCGCCGGGTCCGCGAGCACACCCCGCAGGAGATCGCGCTGCTCGGCGCCCTCGCCGACCTGGCCGCCCTCGCCGTGGAGAAGGCCGGACTCCTCGACCGCACCCGCGCCGAACTCACCGAACTGGAACGGGACAGCGCCCGCGTGCGCACCAGCCTCACCCGGATGCGGCACGTCAGCGAGGCCCACGGCCGGATCATGAACCTGGTCCTCGCCGGCGGCGACCTCCCGCACGTCGCCAAGGCCGCGGGCGACGCGCTCGACGCCACCGTGATGGTCTGCGACCCCGGCGGCCGCCGGCTCGCCGCCAGCGGCGACTTCCCCGGCCTCGACGAGGACGCCGTCGCCAAGGCGTCCCTCGACGCCCACGCGCTGCGCCGGCCGGTCCTCGCCGCCGACTCCGTCTGGGTCGCCCCCGTCATCGCCGGCTCCGAGGACCTCGGCGGCCTGGTGGTCCGTGCCGAGGGCGGCCTCACCGAGGAGGACGAACGGCTCCTCGAACTCGTCGCCCAGTCCGTCGCCCTGCTCCTCCTCATGCAGCGCTCCAGCGCCGTCGCCGAGGGCCCCGTCCGCGACGAACTCCTCGACGACCTCATCGCCGACCCGCCGCACGCCCCGCAGCAGAGCGCCCGGCGCGCCCGCCGCCTCGGCGTGGACCTGCGCAGACCGCACGTCCTCGTGGTCGCCCGGCCGGAGGGCGGCGAACAGGGCCGGGCGGTCGTCTGGGCGTCCTCGTACGCGTACCGGCTCGCCGGCCTCAAGACCGTGCAGGGCGGCTGCATCGTGCTGCTGCTCCCCGGCGTGGACGCCTCCGCCGCCGCGGCGGCCGTCTCCGAGGAGCTCACCCCGCTCCTCGGCCACCCCGTCTCGGTCGCCGCCGCGGGACCCGGCGGCAGCCCCGACGCCGTCGGACCGCTGTACGCGGAGGCGCTGCGCTGCCTGGACGCGATGAGCGCCCTCGGCGGTACGGGCTCCGCCGCGGCCGTCACCGACCTCGGCTTCCTCGGCATGCTGCTCTCCGACGACCACGACGTGGACGGCTTCGTGGAGAACGCGATCGGGCCCGTCCTCGACTACGACGCCGAGCGGCTCACCGACCTCACCCGCACCCTGGAGGCGTACTTCGCCTCCGGCTCCAGCCCCACCAACGCGGCCGAGGCGCTGCACGTCCACCCCAACACGGTCTCCCGGCGGCTGGAGCGGATCGGTGAACTCCTCGGCCCCGGCTGGCAGAAGCCCGGCCAGGTTCTGGAGGTCCAGCTCGCCCTGCGGCTCCAGCGCACCCGCGAGGTGCTGGCCCGCCGCAGGGCCGCCACGGCCCCGGCCCGCCCGGCCGACTGA
- a CDS encoding AfsR/SARP family transcriptional regulator, giving the protein MDVHILGGLSVREGGMSITPTAAAPRQVLALLTAFAGQVVPVTVLTEELWPSGAPRGARTELATHIAELRALIARALHASEGGDAPAGWTEERTADAVLVSLPGGYRLDTGVGAHDIGQFERAAGAGYRAMDAGDLARASMRLGEALSLWRGDPYAGVAAGPCLRREIERLETARLSVLDQWVEAQLGLGRHEEILSELPGLAARYATNEPLQAHLMVALLRCGRHEEALAVYERLRSVLHRETGMEPSARLRRLQHSVLAVRHTRVGAGGPTPRTEVPAAAFGPAYATTAAVAAAPVTTVTAAARGEGTPPVIWYGPAVPRVPGQPQGGRADTALKGVAVAV; this is encoded by the coding sequence GTGGACGTCCACATCCTGGGGGGACTGTCGGTCCGTGAGGGCGGAATGTCGATCACCCCGACCGCCGCCGCGCCGCGCCAGGTGCTCGCCCTGCTCACCGCCTTCGCCGGGCAGGTCGTCCCCGTCACGGTCCTCACCGAGGAGCTCTGGCCGTCCGGAGCCCCGCGCGGCGCGCGTACCGAACTCGCCACCCACATAGCCGAGCTGCGCGCGCTCATCGCCCGCGCGCTGCACGCGTCCGAGGGCGGCGACGCGCCGGCCGGCTGGACCGAGGAGCGCACCGCCGACGCGGTCCTGGTCTCGCTCCCCGGCGGCTACCGCCTCGACACCGGCGTCGGCGCCCACGACATCGGGCAGTTCGAGCGCGCGGCGGGCGCCGGCTACCGCGCCATGGACGCCGGGGACCTGGCCCGCGCCTCGATGCGGCTCGGCGAGGCCCTCTCCCTCTGGCGCGGCGACCCCTACGCGGGCGTGGCCGCGGGCCCCTGCCTCCGCCGCGAGATCGAACGGCTGGAGACGGCCCGCCTCAGCGTCCTCGACCAGTGGGTCGAGGCCCAGCTCGGCCTCGGCCGGCACGAGGAGATCCTCTCCGAACTCCCCGGACTCGCCGCCCGCTACGCCACCAACGAACCGCTCCAGGCCCACCTCATGGTCGCCCTGCTCCGCTGCGGCCGCCACGAGGAGGCCCTCGCCGTCTACGAGCGGCTGCGCTCGGTCCTCCACCGGGAGACCGGCATGGAGCCCTCCGCGCGGCTCCGCCGCCTCCAGCACTCGGTCCTCGCCGTCCGCCACACGCGCGTGGGCGCCGGCGGCCCGACCCCCCGCACCGAGGTCCCCGCCGCCGCCTTCGGCCCCGCGTACGCGACCACCGCCGCCGTGGCCGCCGCGCCCGTGACCACCGTCACGGCCGCCGCGCGCGGCGAGGGAACGCCGCCGGTCATCTGGTACGGCCCCGCCGTCCCGCGCGTCCCCGGTCAGCCCCAGGGCGGCCGCGCCGACACCGCCCTCAAGGGCGTGGCGGTGGCCGTCTGA
- a CDS encoding DUF1772 domain-containing protein yields MATLLLALAVGSTGLYAGFFLIFLTGIMPALGRLTDAAFVTAMRRVNEAVPRAVFLTVFAGVAALPLAAYLVPADDRTGAQRWLVLAGFVCAVLNHLVTVVGNVPLNNALAAAEGPDEDPSASRAAFELRWNAYHRIRTALIVVAFGLLTAAAVG; encoded by the coding sequence ATGGCCACCCTGCTGCTCGCCCTCGCCGTCGGAAGCACCGGCCTCTACGCCGGGTTCTTCCTCATCTTCCTGACCGGGATCATGCCCGCCCTGGGCCGCCTCACGGACGCCGCGTTCGTCACCGCGATGCGCCGGGTGAACGAGGCGGTGCCCAGGGCGGTCTTCCTCACCGTCTTCGCCGGGGTCGCGGCGCTGCCCCTCGCCGCCTATCTCGTGCCGGCCGACGACCGGACCGGTGCGCAGCGCTGGCTGGTGCTCGCCGGCTTCGTCTGCGCGGTCCTCAACCACCTGGTCACCGTCGTCGGCAACGTCCCCCTCAACAACGCGCTCGCCGCCGCCGAGGGGCCCGACGAGGACCCGTCCGCGTCCCGCGCCGCCTTCGAACTGCGCTGGAACGCCTACCACCGGATCCGCACGGCGCTGATCGTCGTGGCCTTCGGCCTGCTCACCGCCGCCGCCGTCGGCTGA